One part of the Bacteroidia bacterium genome encodes these proteins:
- a CDS encoding nuclear transport factor 2 family protein, giving the protein MKTIALTLSTSILLCLLSCKESKQAQATPEELRSELQEAIEEFNQAFAKADTSRLRSMITENYQHSNSYYEAIGKETWLEYIGQRKADLDSGEMELLEYGLDQEQIQILGNTGILSGRISVKSRLGSDTSQVAYRITNVWIKEGENWKRAAFHDGRIK; this is encoded by the coding sequence ATGAAAACAATCGCACTTACACTATCCACAAGCATTCTCTTATGCCTCCTTTCCTGCAAAGAGAGCAAGCAAGCACAAGCTACTCCGGAAGAGCTCAGGTCCGAACTTCAGGAAGCCATAGAGGAATTCAACCAGGCTTTTGCTAAAGCAGACACCTCGCGATTAAGAAGTATGATTACTGAGAACTATCAGCACAGCAATAGTTATTATGAAGCTATTGGCAAGGAAACCTGGCTTGAATATATAGGTCAAAGAAAAGCTGATTTAGATTCTGGAGAAATGGAATTATTGGAATATGGATTGGATCAGGAACAGATACAAATCCTAGGAAATACAGGTATTTTAAGTGGGAGGATTAGCGTAAAAAGTCGCCTGGGCTCAGATACAAGCCAGGTAGCTTATCGAATAACAAATGTCTGGATCAAAGAAGGAGAGAACTGGAAAAGAGCTGCTTTTCACGATGGAAGAATCAAATAA
- a CDS encoding DUF5367 family protein: MKKSQIPLFVILGFLYWFAGAMMVKFLGELVFTEDNPLSLFMFILAIPITYLAIYLSMLASKLSLSQMLEPLVIMTSSAIFLDGIALTWFQWIYHESVEIALHGAAWILWAGGIGLLLTFLHSKNRKELAN; encoded by the coding sequence ATGAAAAAATCTCAAATTCCCCTATTCGTTATCCTCGGTTTCCTTTATTGGTTTGCAGGAGCCATGATGGTAAAATTTCTCGGAGAGCTGGTTTTTACAGAGGATAATCCGCTAAGCCTATTCATGTTTATTCTAGCTATTCCGATTACCTATCTGGCCATATACCTAAGCATGTTGGCGAGTAAGTTATCACTATCGCAAATGCTGGAACCTCTGGTCATCATGACCTCCTCAGCCATTTTTTTGGATGGAATCGCCTTGACCTGGTTCCAATGGATCTATCATGAATCCGTCGAAATTGCCCTGCATGGTGCAGCCTGGATTTTGTGGGCCGGAGGAATCGGATTGCTCCTCACCTTCCTCCACAGTAAAAATCGAAAAGAATTAGCCAACTAA
- a CDS encoding DUF6122 family protein — protein MTNYLDLFQSISHYGQHFLVPGLIAYIFFRDQWKKAWLIMLATMLVDLDHFLAEPVFSPDRCSIGFHPLHTEWAIGLYLILFFFPKSRILALGLLYHMLTDYQDCLWMWYINP, from the coding sequence ATGACTAATTACCTGGATCTCTTTCAAAGCATCAGTCATTACGGACAACATTTTCTGGTTCCCGGCCTGATTGCTTACATATTTTTCCGGGATCAGTGGAAAAAAGCCTGGCTCATCATGTTGGCCACGATGTTGGTAGATCTGGATCATTTCCTGGCAGAACCCGTATTTTCCCCGGACCGATGTAGTATCGGCTTTCATCCCTTGCATACTGAATGGGCTATTGGCTTATATCTCATCCTCTTTTTCTTTCCCAAAAGCAGAATTCTAGCCCTGGGCCTTTTATACCATATGTTGACCGATTACCAGGATTGTCTCTGGATGTGGTATATTAATCCTTAG
- a CDS encoding DUF3500 domain-containing protein → MTTILKKIGIALLILLVLAGLGYWLGKDAFFQYMGKKFFKDIEDKALAEAFRGVETSTGKEIGMFPIQSTGVSTAPIKQAAEALLNSLGDEMREEIQFEIDDIEWRMWSNVDNGIYERQGVSLKDMDADQKSAAFKLMQESLSAKGLQLSKDIMKTDQTLRELNNNEDFFDEELYFFTFMGTPSETEPWGWQLDGHHLIINYFILGDQVVMTPTFMGGEPIITTTGKYKGNTLFQDEQNIGLAFMQSLPPELQKEATISPEKTRNNNQGEFAKDNITLDYEGLKASKLSDEHKSALLNLAFQYISNMRAGHNRVKMEEIEAHWDQTWFAWVGATDEEAVFYYRIHSPVVLIEFDHQRAVGAPTDKKGPTRNHIHTVVRTPNGNDYGKDLLRQHLEDHHH, encoded by the coding sequence ATGACTACTATCCTTAAAAAAATTGGAATAGCCCTATTGATTTTACTCGTTTTAGCTGGCCTGGGCTATTGGCTTGGCAAAGATGCTTTCTTCCAGTATATGGGCAAAAAATTCTTCAAAGACATTGAAGACAAAGCCCTGGCAGAAGCCTTTAGAGGAGTGGAGACCTCCACGGGAAAGGAAATAGGTATGTTCCCTATCCAATCTACAGGAGTAAGTACAGCGCCTATTAAACAGGCAGCAGAAGCCTTACTCAATAGCCTGGGTGATGAGATGCGAGAAGAAATTCAGTTTGAGATTGACGATATAGAGTGGAGAATGTGGTCCAATGTCGACAATGGCATTTATGAAAGACAGGGAGTAAGTTTAAAAGACATGGATGCGGATCAGAAATCGGCAGCTTTCAAACTCATGCAGGAATCTTTGAGTGCCAAAGGCTTGCAATTGAGCAAGGATATCATGAAAACAGATCAGACCTTGCGCGAGCTAAACAACAATGAGGATTTCTTCGATGAAGAATTGTATTTCTTCACCTTTATGGGGACTCCTTCAGAAACAGAGCCCTGGGGCTGGCAATTGGATGGACACCACCTCATCATCAATTATTTCATTCTTGGCGATCAGGTCGTTATGACTCCCACCTTTATGGGCGGAGAACCTATTATCACCACCACAGGAAAATACAAGGGCAATACCCTCTTTCAGGATGAGCAAAATATTGGCCTGGCATTTATGCAATCCCTTCCTCCCGAACTTCAAAAAGAAGCTACTATTTCCCCAGAAAAAACACGTAATAATAATCAGGGAGAATTTGCCAAAGACAATATCACCCTGGATTATGAAGGACTGAAAGCATCTAAACTATCTGATGAGCATAAATCAGCTTTACTCAACCTTGCCTTCCAATACATTAGCAATATGCGAGCAGGTCATAATCGGGTAAAAATGGAAGAAATAGAAGCGCATTGGGATCAAACCTGGTTCGCTTGGGTAGGAGCTACAGATGAGGAAGCAGTTTTTTATTATAGAATTCATAGCCCGGTGGTCCTGATTGAATTTGATCACCAAAGAGCTGTTGGAGCTCCGACGGACAAAAAAGGGCCTACACGAAACCACATTCATACCGTTGTTCGAACCCCCAATGGAAATGATTATGGGAAGGATTTGTTAAGGCAGCATTTAGAGGATCATCATCATTAG